A window of the Halolamina sp. CBA1230 genome harbors these coding sequences:
- a CDS encoding phosphotransacetylase family protein — MTSLLVTSTDEGTGKTAVALALARLAADRGAAVGYMKPKGTRLQSNVGKTLDADPMLARELLDLDAEMHEMEPVVYSPTFVKGAIRGEEDTAALRERVREAFDGLAEGTDTMILEGAGDPDTGAAIDLTDADIAELLDARALLVARYEEPRDVDRILTAAENLGDRCLGVVFNAVSSAAYDEVETEVVPFLESRGVPVLGVVPWAREMAGVTVADLTNELGAESLTDAATDALIERVLVGAMSGESALSHFRRTKDAAVITGGDRADVQAAALDAPGVNCLVLTGGHRPSGAILGEAEQQGMPVVTVQTDTITTIERIESLIHGGRVRDAATVERMQELLHAHADVDAILD; from the coding sequence ATGACCTCGCTACTCGTAACCTCGACCGACGAAGGCACCGGCAAAACCGCCGTCGCGCTCGCGCTCGCGCGGCTGGCCGCCGACCGCGGCGCGGCGGTCGGCTACATGAAACCGAAGGGTACCCGCCTGCAGAGCAACGTCGGGAAGACGCTCGACGCCGACCCGATGCTCGCGCGGGAGCTGCTGGATCTCGACGCGGAGATGCACGAGATGGAACCCGTCGTCTACTCCCCGACGTTCGTCAAGGGCGCCATCCGGGGCGAGGAGGACACGGCCGCGCTCCGCGAGCGCGTCCGGGAGGCGTTCGACGGGCTCGCCGAGGGGACGGACACGATGATCCTCGAGGGCGCTGGCGACCCCGACACGGGCGCGGCCATCGACCTCACGGACGCCGACATCGCCGAGCTACTGGACGCCCGCGCGCTGCTCGTCGCCCGGTACGAGGAGCCCCGCGACGTCGACCGGATCCTCACGGCCGCCGAGAACCTCGGTGACCGCTGTCTCGGCGTCGTGTTCAACGCCGTCTCCAGTGCGGCGTACGACGAGGTCGAAACCGAGGTGGTCCCGTTCCTCGAGTCCCGCGGCGTCCCCGTGCTGGGCGTCGTCCCGTGGGCGCGCGAGATGGCCGGCGTCACGGTGGCGGATCTCACGAACGAACTCGGCGCGGAGTCGCTCACCGACGCCGCGACCGACGCCCTGATCGAGCGCGTGCTCGTCGGGGCGATGAGCGGCGAGAGCGCGCTCAGCCACTTCCGCCGGACGAAGGACGCCGCCGTCATCACCGGCGGCGACCGGGCGGACGTGCAAGCTGCGGCGCTTGACGCCCCCGGCGTCAACTGTCTCGTCCTCACCGGCGGACATCGGCCCTCGGGGGCGATCCTCGGCGAGGCCGAACAGCAGGGGATGCCGGTGGTGACCGTCCAGACGGACACGATCACGACGATCGAGCGGATCGAGTCCCTGATCCACGGCGGGCGCGTGCGCGACGCGGCGACCGTCGAGCGGATGCAGGAGCTGCTCCACGCCCACGCCGACGTGGATGCCATCCTGGACTAA
- a CDS encoding succinylglutamate desuccinylase/aspartoacylase family protein, with protein sequence MTDGAFTYNGGRVDPGERADVRYSISETYLGDPVRIPVSIVNGEHEGPTVFLSAASHGDELNGIEVVREVAHEWDHTNLHGTLVCLPVLNVPGFVTQQRYLPVYDRDLNRSFPGNADSTSSKRMADEIFRNFVAPCDLGLDFHTSTRGRTNMLHVRADMAADDVPRLARAFGSNVIIDGEGASGTLRHEATAAGVPTVTVEMGEAHRFQRRLIDRALDGVASVLAEYGVYPAEPVNRPGWRTIVTSDQKTWIRADDGGLVEMHYDRGELVHEGDAVCSISSPFKTDVVDVDAPFTGLLVGKLENPVVYPGNPLIHLVELDEPTRRAYERERTGTMPERPG encoded by the coding sequence ATGACCGACGGGGCGTTCACGTACAACGGCGGTCGGGTCGATCCGGGGGAGCGCGCGGACGTCCGGTACAGCATCAGCGAGACGTATCTCGGCGACCCCGTCCGTATCCCCGTCTCCATCGTCAACGGGGAGCACGAGGGGCCGACGGTGTTCCTCTCCGCAGCCTCTCACGGCGACGAGCTGAACGGGATCGAGGTCGTGCGCGAGGTCGCCCACGAGTGGGACCACACGAACCTCCACGGAACGCTGGTCTGTCTGCCCGTGCTGAACGTTCCCGGGTTCGTCACCCAGCAGCGCTACCTCCCCGTCTACGACCGCGACCTCAACCGGTCGTTCCCCGGGAACGCCGACTCGACGAGCTCGAAGCGGATGGCCGACGAGATATTCCGGAACTTCGTCGCGCCCTGCGATCTCGGGCTCGACTTCCACACCTCCACCCGCGGCCGCACGAACATGCTCCACGTCCGCGCGGACATGGCCGCCGACGACGTCCCGCGGCTCGCGCGGGCGTTCGGCTCGAACGTGATCATCGACGGCGAGGGGGCGTCGGGGACGCTGCGCCACGAGGCGACGGCCGCCGGCGTTCCCACGGTCACCGTCGAGATGGGGGAGGCCCACCGGTTCCAGCGGCGGCTCATCGATCGGGCGCTGGACGGCGTCGCGAGCGTGCTCGCGGAGTACGGCGTCTACCCGGCCGAGCCCGTGAACCGGCCGGGCTGGCGGACGATCGTCACGAGCGACCAGAAGACGTGGATCCGGGCCGACGACGGCGGCCTCGTGGAGATGCATTACGACCGCGGCGAGCTGGTTCACGAGGGCGACGCCGTCTGTAGCATCTCGAGCCCGTTCAAAACCGACGTCGTCGACGTCGACGCCCCCTTTACGGGCCTGCTCGTCGGGAAACTGGAGAACCCCGTCGTCTACCCCGGGAACCCGCTGATCCATCTCGTGGAGCTGGACGAACCGACGCGGCGCGCCTACGAGCGCGAGCGGACGGGGACGATGCCCGAACGGCCGGGATGA
- a CDS encoding RimK/LysX family protein, with protein MDDSVSVGVLSLHNSKETKAILNAVEALGHTGVWLREENLCVEIEDGTATLDPNVDVIANRLLLSKTEHPAELLGLALSLSRLRPMLNRPRNVLTAFHKFATATALVDTEVSLPDATLALDADRLNREKGKFGDEVVYKTAIGTHGGGTWKIGAGEQVNPRIGERYAFLQQLIERDSDRHQDIRVYVVDGEIVGTMRRFAPENDWRTNVALGGSVEAVDDLPDAAAGMALEAADIVGLDYAGIDLVEGEEGWHLLEVNPTAGFKGLFKATGVSPAPRIAKLAIETAGGEVDDDHVAELATALDDSTPETVGTEPERQPEETTTIGYTEDVLVSGTSGTERVVAKSDTGAARTSIDTRLAAEIGAGPIKSMTKVRSGSVKSGKARPVVDIVVGVGGDRHTVAASLEDRGHMDYQLLLGRDILQHYRVDVRRRSDVDQSSEE; from the coding sequence ATGGACGACTCTGTCTCGGTGGGCGTACTCAGCCTCCACAACAGCAAGGAGACGAAAGCGATCCTGAACGCGGTGGAGGCGCTCGGCCACACGGGCGTCTGGCTGCGGGAGGAGAACCTCTGTGTGGAGATCGAGGACGGGACGGCGACGCTCGACCCGAACGTCGACGTGATCGCGAACCGGCTCCTGCTCTCGAAAACCGAACACCCCGCGGAGCTGCTCGGGCTGGCGCTGTCGCTGAGCCGCCTTCGGCCGATGCTGAACCGGCCGCGGAACGTTCTCACCGCGTTTCACAAGTTCGCGACCGCGACCGCGCTCGTGGACACCGAGGTCAGCCTGCCGGACGCGACGCTCGCGCTCGACGCCGACCGGCTGAACCGGGAGAAAGGGAAGTTCGGCGACGAAGTCGTCTACAAGACCGCGATCGGTACCCACGGCGGCGGCACGTGGAAGATCGGCGCCGGCGAGCAGGTCAACCCCCGGATCGGCGAGCGGTACGCGTTCCTCCAGCAGCTGATCGAACGGGACAGCGACCGCCACCAGGACATCCGCGTGTACGTCGTCGACGGCGAGATCGTCGGGACGATGCGGCGGTTCGCGCCGGAGAACGACTGGCGGACGAACGTCGCGCTCGGCGGCTCCGTCGAGGCCGTCGACGACCTTCCCGATGCGGCGGCGGGGATGGCGCTGGAAGCGGCCGACATCGTCGGGCTGGACTACGCGGGCATCGATCTCGTGGAGGGCGAGGAGGGGTGGCACCTCCTCGAAGTCAACCCGACTGCCGGATTCAAGGGGCTGTTCAAGGCGACCGGCGTGAGCCCGGCGCCACGCATCGCGAAGCTCGCCATCGAGACCGCGGGCGGCGAGGTGGACGACGACCACGTCGCGGAACTCGCGACGGCGCTCGACGACTCGACGCCGGAGACCGTGGGCACCGAACCCGAGCGACAGCCCGAGGAAACCACGACGATCGGCTACACGGAGGACGTGCTCGTCTCCGGCACCAGCGGCACCGAGCGCGTCGTCGCGAAATCCGACACGGGCGCCGCGCGGACGAGCATCGACACGCGGCTGGCGGCGGAGATCGGCGCCGGCCCGATCAAGTCGATGACGAAAGTCCGCTCCGGGAGCGTGAAATCCGGGAAGGCGCGGCCGGTCGTCGACATCGTCGTCGGCGTCGGCGGGGACCGCCACACCGTCGCCGCGTCGCTGGAGGACCGCGGCCACATGGACTACCAGCTGCTGCTCGGTCGGGACATCCTCCAGCACTACCGGGTGGACGTCCGGCGGCGGTCGGACGTCGATCAGTCGAGCGAGGAGTAG
- a CDS encoding DUF302 domain-containing protein: MTLPIDPSRIDPDAVGEAETTLEMGHEEAIEHVREVFTDAGFGIPVEFSPSAMLNEKIDADRDPYYVLGACNPEMADRALDVTDNELGALMPCNVVVWEEEPGRQRVYHVSIMRIARLIGMAPDDEAMADIVADTGELVDEAFANL, encoded by the coding sequence ATGACTCTCCCGATCGACCCGAGCCGGATCGACCCGGACGCCGTCGGCGAAGCAGAGACGACTCTCGAGATGGGCCACGAGGAGGCGATCGAACACGTCCGTGAGGTGTTCACCGACGCCGGGTTCGGGATCCCGGTCGAGTTCTCGCCCTCGGCGATGCTCAACGAGAAGATCGACGCCGACCGCGACCCGTACTACGTGCTCGGCGCCTGCAACCCGGAGATGGCCGACCGCGCGCTCGACGTTACCGACAACGAACTCGGCGCCCTCATGCCGTGTAACGTCGTCGTCTGGGAGGAAGAACCCGGGCGACAGCGCGTCTATCACGTTTCGATCATGCGCATCGCGCGACTGATCGGGATGGCGCCCGACGACGAGGCGATGGCCGACATCGTCGCCGACACCGGCGAACTCGTCGACGAGGCGTTCGCGAACCTCTAG